ATTTATGACTGTATTatggtcctcacgcatgcgaactcgaatcgtctagcctgatcagagattggagagtgctcggcttgtgaaaactgcttcttccttggcctctgcatcaccctatccacactctgccctggagacAAGGGTAGGACacgggcatggcacccctgtccccccttggacaggggcatggcgcccttgtcctcccaggacaggggcgtggctcCCCTGtctttgccctattttggggcaggacctttcttgtgcaagcattgtgggttgtgcagtgagcgggaaatctcccaaatgtcggcccatgatgaaattcaaatccaccaacatgtatttaagggtaaTTCATCCTCTAATTTGGATAAGTGGAAGTTGCATAAGTTGAAGTTCAATAAGTTATATAGGTTGAAGTTGGATTTattcaagtgatcaagcattcaagcattcttttccagcattgagcattctcaagtctcccttcaagactaggagttgcattcaagtcaaggattcaaccattgaagaggagattgatttcaatatacaatttcatacaagcatttctatcaaaatttctactacaacctccctagaggtgatttacaattcagtctttcatttacatctacttgcaagtactttctttcattacttggttaattccaaaactgaggtttgacctaaaggcaaacctccaATACCAAtacatttctctctcttttttgtgtgtaggttgcaggtgcgcaactgtactttcgaatttaggcttcatttgcagaggcagaaaaacccttttcgttttacggatttttcggaggaccgtgtacattcccgccacggtccggacaaattttcgtcaaatttgcatggagactttgtctcaacattttaataccaaatctaggtgcacagcttcatcccatattcagatctcaagttataatcgattttttgtcacttttgcactacataattcaatcaatttcctttctaatcaaacaaaaagggaataacGGGATCATCaaaacatccttaattcattcagaattcaatctatcatatttgtgtggagattggatctagtgaattaccccttatctccctaatgtaatggtgaaaagtgcttgaaggataatcaatagtgaaactctcatatcTCTCTGAGGGAAAGgattagttttcctcttgatctaccaCTCATCATTTTTCCACCAtcacattttagtgaacccgacgtcttgcatgctatcctttgaacaacattgcatatttgtcATTTataagtttcaactttctgcaagcttagtggttaattcattaaaaacccgagttcttaaatttaaaattgaacttgtgctttgtaaaaattgtttgtgtttgtcttagatctgaaaattgttgtgtttgtcaaattcaatttcctcattatcttgttcaatttacaatttaaatttataaaattaagaggttacttgttaaaaccctaattttcaaaaatcatcttgaacttgtgcaaaaattggatttcaacttaattttcagatttctgattgttctcagatttgtcttcaatcctacaattcaaattttcaatttcccccccttttcccaaaattcaaatttcaaaattaagtggttaggtaatCAAAccctaattattaaaattaattagattttgtgtgaatttcaaatcaatttcagttacaatcagatttctaaacattttccaaggtgtccctatccattaggcttgaccctttttcaaaattgcacttcaattcctctttttcttcaaaaccctaatagggtcctattttcacctttgtgccttcattttgcccatctagaaatcataaaatttgccaatttttttggggttagctttaaaatcatcataatacccatccctgaaaatttcaaaaaaagttagtCAAACCATGTGCGTTCTCGCCACAGTCCTGggctttttttttctaaaattttaggagactattatgactgtatttaatagcttaaatccataagattggctgattttatcgatttttgaaccctctaaaatcggaaataccttcaaaattcaacatttcaactttgaagaaaaattttaaaattaagaggttaattattgttTGCCTtggttttaaaaattttgattttaaaattaagtggtattcctttggccctaattttaaaatttctaatttcctttcatttttggaaattgtgtcattcccttcctccaacaaagttcaaactatgtaatcattatttccttgcattttgcattactcaattttgtaagctttgtccaacaattcaaaattcaaattttccctctagtgcatgagttttaccactattagttctACCTATTCTATCCCCgatagatgaagcattagaattaaggcttcccaaggtttaattaccgaggagaagGAGCCTAATTTGAATGACTTCtgtaatgaggatcatgctaattcttcccatcctaatcatgtacctatttaccccattgatggatcccatgatgaagaagatgtAATTTGTTCTTGATCAATTTAGTATGTTACAATCATGAAAATTGAATTCCAATTTATAATTAAAAGTGATGCAAAGAGTCTTTTCTTttatgtgttgtgtgttgtgttgaaTTTTAAGGGCACAGTAGGCTTTGCCTTGCATCAGATGCATCGAATCCTCTTGTCAACTTTGTTGGCTCAAAAGTCTAGGGAAAGGAATGGGACCCATGGTGTAGAGCACAATGCTTCGACATTCCTTTTCTATCTAGGATGCATTATGGACAAGTGTTAATTAGCCATTATATATGCGTCAATCATTGTTATCTTTGTGATACCTATATGAGCCAAACATTGTTATCTTTGTGATGCTTGTATGAGTCAATCGTTATTATCTTTGTGATGCTTTATATGAGCCAATCACAAATATGGGAGTTGGTCACTATGTATATGATGTAAGTTGGAGCTAGTTGTCTTGTGTATCTGAGATGTGTATGAATTAGTCCTTTATGCATATGTGATGCATGCTTGAAATAATAACTATGTGTGCAATTAGTGATATAACccttgtgtatatgtgtatgtttgTACAATAATGATTGGTGATGAGAGGTATGGAACCAACATGAGATGTCAATGTATATCTTTTTATAGTAGTGGGACTAAGTTAATAGATTCACTTAATAAATAGTCAAGGTTTAATGAGAGACCAAAGATCTTATCGAGAAGAGTGAATGAACTCCCTTTGATTGCAAACTACGAAGTCTTTGACTTCCCATGAGAGAATACGTAGGCAAGATCAACACTAATGAACCCTGGAGGCTTAGGTATAGGTCTAGGGATGATCCTAATTAAGAGAGCTTAACACTTTTGAAATAAGCATATAGGTGAAAAGCACAAGTAGTTGAGCACcttaacttcgcgcttctcaaaatcctatgtggaaatttcaaatcactcccaattttttacagtagcttacttggcaagtcccctgcttataactaagctttcaacaccacatcatcaagtatggtgccacatcagcatgttttttgccaaggtgtccaaacagcccaaaaaaaaagtgagactgaTAGGTGcacaaaagaggccccaatagttgtgcagctgatatggcattgAACCTGATttgttactttttacaatattagtacatttcctaacaactattggtacattttctaacaaaaattgatattttatgtttcaaacaataggttttatttgttcaatttttggaacaaaaggtatcaaccaCCCTCACAAcgattggtacatgctcaactagtgGTACTCTTCCCCTAAGTGGTTTCATCACATTGACATCACTAGAATGAACAAAACGTTATTAAGTCAACACTTCTAAGCTAGATGAAAAATGTTTGGTCAATTAAGTTGGATGCCaagtatatttaaaaaataaataaaaaattgtggtGGCCAAGGGACGGATTTTACATTTTAGTACAGCGAGTCTAGAGTAATTCTACTAACTGCTACCAGTAGAAGACAACATACTCGGAACTTCCAAATATTTTAGCAGGATATTATTAGGATGTCATGGCAAAGTAGAATAGAGACAAATTAAGAATTGGGATATGCAAACTTCCCCAACATTCctgttctggaatttgtagaatTTGTTAATTTTATTAACTTAAAGAATGAAAGCAGAGCTTGTACAGCAAGGAAACCCTTTTCTCTAGGATATTCTCGTGAGCCCTTGCAGAGGTTACATGGGTGAAAATGTACGGCCACGCATGCCCATGATATGCTTAAGGCCCCAAGGCTACTGTGTTCTTAACATTGGAGCCGATTTTGTAGTTGTTGGAGGACGAACAAGGGATCGGGTGTAAGCAACAGGTAATGTCATTAACTTTGTCACTTCCCCAACATATGCCCGCTTTGTGAAGTTATCATAGTCATTAGCTTCAATTGCATCTAATATCTTGCGATAAAGGATCAATGAAGCCCATACCTGCAAGCACACAAATAGAGTACTTATTTTGCCCaacaaatcaaaacaaaacattCAGGATAAGCCTTATGAAACTCCTTTCCAGTTAATCTATAAAAACACTTACGTACCGCCCATCTACTTGCTTTATCAAGTTCATTGATACCTTTTTCTGCATCATCAAAAAACATTCTTGCCCTTCTGATCTGATCTTTCATAAATGACCTCCATTTGTTAGTGACCTTCCCAGAAAATATATCTTCATCACATAGTCCACTTTGTGCAAGCTCATCTTGAGGTAGGTATATCCGGCCACGACGAGCACTGCACAACAAGACAAACATATATGTTCATTCAGTCAAACAAAGTCTAGAAAAAGATGATCTAATAGAACTTCTATCTGATTTATAAAAAGAGTATGCTTTACTCTTCTCCAACATCACGCAATATGTTGGTAAGCTGATTTGCAATCCCCAACGCTAACGCAGAATTGTATACACTTTCTGTTGTTGCTTGTGATTCTGGTGCGATACCCATTATAGGAACAGTCATCAATCCAACTGTGCCCGCAACATAATAGCAGTAAAGATAGAGTTCGTCAAAATTCTTGTAACGAGATTTCGTCAGATCCATTCTCATCCCCTCAATCATATCTCTAAATAGCTGAAAGAGACAGGAATCAATAAAATCCATTCAGCCTTCTTATCAACCAGCAAGAACCAGCAAAGAAATGCAAAAAGTAGATCAGAATATAACATTCCAAATTAGGTCATCCCGTAGAACTACCATTCAACAATAATAAAGAACACATCAATGGATTAAATAGAAGGCAAAGACATCCTGTAAATTGCAAGATAAACAATGCCCAAGAATGCCAGCAGAGCCAGATTTCAGTATTTCACTTTCAAGGCAAGTTTTTGACCTTGAAGTCTGGATCTAATATACTTTGATACAAATCACCAGGAAACACTTTCAATACCACAAGAAATTCCAAGTCACATTAATATGGGTTCCATATAGGCTATGTAATAACCTGGATATCAACAGGATATCTCGCAACTGTATCCGACAAAGCTGCATCAACCATGTCATGTGGACTACCATTAAAAAGGTCCTGTAGCCTTTGTTCCCATCGATCAAGTGCCTTTGGCGTGATGTGTGAAGCATTAGGGCCATCTACGAGTTCATCAATCCT
The nucleotide sequence above comes from Cryptomeria japonica chromosome 11, Sugi_1.0, whole genome shotgun sequence. Encoded proteins:
- the LOC131051785 gene encoding phytoene synthase 2, chloroplastic isoform X1, with the protein product MAVPLVWVAAGSQELCCSERFQPYNHGGYVVSRIAGTKLITKLVSHTKLKKNRVRLSVKAASEVSSAHFISESVSRTTDLAGLVTYDSGRPMLSSEKKAYDVVLKQAAMVKKAEKSQLLDVKPHLVPTGNLQILNEAYARCREVCANADTKTFYLGTLLMTPERQRAIWAIYVWGSRIDELVDGPNASHITPKALDRWEQRLQDLFNGSPHDMVDAALSDTVARYPVDIQLFRDMIEGMRMDLTKSRYKNFDELYLYCYYVAGTVGLMTVPIMGIAPESQATTESVYNSALALGIANQLTNILRDVGEDARRGRIYLPQDELAQSGLCDEDIFSGKVTNKWRSFMKDQIRRARMFFDDAEKGINELDKASRWAVWASLILYRKILDAIEANDYDNFTKRAYVGEVTKLMTLPVAYTRSLVRPPTTTKSAPMLRTQ
- the LOC131051785 gene encoding phytoene synthase 2, chloroplastic isoform X2, with protein sequence MAVPLVWVAAGSQELCCSERFQPYNHGGYVVSRIAGTKLITKLVSHTKLKKNRVRLSVKAASEVSSAHFISESVSRTTDLAGLVTYDSGRPMLSSEKKAYDVVLKQAAMVKKAEKSQLLDVKPHLVPTGNLQILNEAYARCREVCANADTKTFYLGTLLMTPERQRAIWAIYVWGSRIDELVDGPNASHITPKALDRWEQRLQDLFNGSPHDMVDAALSDTVARYPVDIQLFRDMIEGMRMDLTKSRYKNFDELYLYCYYVAGTVGLMTVPIMGIAPESQATTESVYNSALALGIANQLTNILRDVGEDARRGRIYLPQDELAQSGLCDEDIFSGKVTNKWRSFMKDQIRRARMFFDDAEKGMGFIDPLSQDIRCN